The window AGGTGCCAGCGCTCTCATCGTCGCGGCGATCGCCCTGGTTCTTCCCCAGTTCAGCATCCAGATCGGGATATGGATGGTGCTATCTGTGCTGATTACTTGGGGATTAAAGCGATTTGTGCCCAAGCAAACACCTTATGTCTTAGCTGAGTCTACTGAAGCGCGAACGCTGACCGCGATTCCCGCGGGCAAAACCGGTCGTGTGCTGTATGAGGGAAATTCTTGGCAGGCACGTTGTGATGATACCGACACGGTGATTGGTGCTGATGAGCCTGTAATTGTGATAGGCCGTCGGGGCAATACGCTATTTATCATGCCAGAACGGTCTATTCACTAGAGTTAGCCCGCATTCGTTCCTATTTTCTATAATCCATTGGTTTTGAGGATGATTGTATGGATGCCATTGTTTTTCTGTTTGTGCTTGCTTTAGGAGGTAGCGTTGCAGCGAGTTCTGTCAAGATTGTGAACCAGAGCGACGAGGCTCTGGTAGAAACGCTAGGCAAGTATAACGGTAAAAAGTTAACCCCCGGCCTGAGCTTCATTACCCCCGTCCTCGATAAAGTGGTGTTTAAACAGACCGTGCGGGAGCGTGTTTTAGATGTTCCCCCTCAGTCCTGCATCACTCGGGATAACGTGTCGATTTCGGTGGATGCTGTCGTTTACTGGCGCATCGTTGATCTGGAGAAAGCCTATTACAAGGTAGAAAATCTGCAGGCAGCCATGGTGAACCTGGTGCTGACCCAGATTCGAGCTGAGATGGGTAAGCTGGAGCTAGATGAGACGTTCACCGCCCGGGCCGAAATCAACGAAATTTTGCTGCGAGAGCTGGATATTTCTACCGATCCCTGGGGGGTGAAAGTGACCCGGGTAGAATTGCGGGACATCATGCCCTCCAAGGCCGTGCAAGATTCTATGGAACTGCAAATGGCGGCGGAGCGGCGCAAGCGAGCTACAGTTTTGACCTCTGAAGGGGAACGTGAATCCGCCGTTAATACTGCCCGAGGGAGTGCAGAGTCTGAAGTGCTGGCAGCGGAAGCGGGCAAAAAGGCCGCCATTTTAGAAGCTGAGGCTCAACAAAAAGCGATCGTGCTGAAAGCTCAGGCATTCCGGCAAGAGGCGGTGCTGCGAGCGCAAGCCACCTCAGAGGCGATGCAAATTCTGGCTGACAAGCTCCGCTCTGACCCTAATGCCAAGGAGGCCCTACAGTTTCTTTTGGCCCAGAACTATTTGGAAATGGGGCAGCAAATTGGGGCTAGCGACAGCAGCAAGATCATGTTTATGGATCCTCGCAGTATTCCAGCAACGTTGGAAGGCATGAAGGCGATCGTCGGCGAAGATGATCTCAACCATCAGTCAGTGTCGTAACCCGTCTGAACCCAAGGTTCTATGCAAACAGATGGAACAGGCAAACGGGGTGACTGCCTCACCCCACCCTGAAAACAGTCATATACAGCCAAAGCGCCAGATACGGATTTGCCAAAACGTGACCTGTAAGCACTCAGGGGCATTGGCGGTTTTGCACGAGTTTCAGGCGTTGACGTTATCTGATGTAGAGATCGTCCCCGTTACCTGTTTAGGGAGGTGCGGCAATGGCCCGATGGTATTGGTGCTTCCAGACCATGTGTGGTATTGCCACGTCAACCCACAAGATGTGCGGACGATTTCGACCCAACACTTAATCGCTGGAGACCCCGTTACTGAACTGTTAGACCCGGCTCTGCATCCTGCAGGGGGCGATCGCTCTCGCGTTTGGGCCTATATTTTCTTGCTATCAGCCCTGTTGGTCACTCTAGGTACCCTCGTTTGGGCTTTTCTCACCCTAACCTGACCCAGAGCACAGAGAGCCTGCTGCCAGTCACTGTGGGCGATTACAGTTGCTCGAGCCAATGCAGGATGCGATCGCCCAGGGTGGTCACGTCAGAGGTCAACGTGAAGTAATGAACACAGGCCCGCACACAATGGGGATGCAGCAGAATTCGTAACAGCATATTGTCTGCTTCTAGATCATTGACTAAGCGGGTGTGCAGGGCTGGAGATGGCACCCCCTGCTCCAACAGTTGAAAAGAAACCAGCCCAGACTGGGGCGGGGCAGCTGTCACCATACGAATGCGAGGATGGCTCTGCAACTGTTGCCAAAGCTGTTGGCTGAGCTGACAAATTCGCTGATAGCGCTCTGTGGCAGTACCCCACCCTTGATGGAGGTGCAGCGCAGCTTGCAGCCCAGCCATCAAGGGATAGTCAGACGTGGCAACTTCATAACGTTTGCCGCTGGGTTCCCAGCCTGTGGGGTTTCCCTGAGCATCTATGATGATGCCGCGCCAGCCAATGAAGGTAGGGGCGATCGCTTCTCTGACCGCTGGCTTGATATACAAACCCCCTAACCCGGCTGGCCCACAGCACCACTTGTGCCCCGTAAAAGCATAAAAATCGACCCCTGTGGCGGTTAGATCGAGGGGCATCATGCCCACAGATTGAGCCGCATCCACCAACACCCCGATAGGATGGGGCTTGTGATCGTGACAGAGGCGCACAATATCGGTCAACGGTAATAGCTGCCCCGTATTCCACAGCATATGGCTGATAACGAGCAGACGAGTGCGGGGCTGCAGAGCTGCTGCTATCACATCAACGGGGTTACCCCCTTGGGCTGTCGCCAATAAAGGGCACACATCCACAGCCACCTGAAAACGGCGGCTGACTTCTTGCACTGCAGCAATAATGCCGGGATGTTCACAATCAGTCATCAAAATGCGATCGCCTGCCTGCCAATCAATACCCCACAGCGGAATGTTGCAGCCTACCGTAACATCCTCCGTCAGTGTGATGGCTGCGGCAGGAACCTGGAGCATATCGGCAAAAGTCTGGCGCATGGCCGTCGCGGCTTGCTGAATCCATTGATTAGTGCGTCCCGAAAACGGCCCATCGGTTTGCAGGGTCATGTGGGTTTGGTAAATGGCCTCTAAGGCGCTTTGGGGGAGCGGCCCCTGCCCTCCATAGTTGAA is drawn from Leptolyngbya sp. SIO1E4 and contains these coding sequences:
- a CDS encoding NfeD family protein, which gives rise to MSLPLFWLIVGAVLCLMELVLPTAFIEATLGASALIVAAIALVLPQFSIQIGIWMVLSVLITWGLKRFVPKQTPYVLAESTEARTLTAIPAGKTGRVLYEGNSWQARCDDTDTVIGADEPVIVIGRRGNTLFIMPERSIH
- a CDS encoding SPFH/Band 7/PHB domain protein — protein: MDAIVFLFVLALGGSVAASSVKIVNQSDEALVETLGKYNGKKLTPGLSFITPVLDKVVFKQTVRERVLDVPPQSCITRDNVSISVDAVVYWRIVDLEKAYYKVENLQAAMVNLVLTQIRAEMGKLELDETFTARAEINEILLRELDISTDPWGVKVTRVELRDIMPSKAVQDSMELQMAAERRKRATVLTSEGERESAVNTARGSAESEVLAAEAGKKAAILEAEAQQKAIVLKAQAFRQEAVLRAQATSEAMQILADKLRSDPNAKEALQFLLAQNYLEMGQQIGASDSSKIMFMDPRSIPATLEGMKAIVGEDDLNHQSVS
- a CDS encoding (2Fe-2S) ferredoxin domain-containing protein gives rise to the protein MEQANGVTASPHPENSHIQPKRQIRICQNVTCKHSGALAVLHEFQALTLSDVEIVPVTCLGRCGNGPMVLVLPDHVWYCHVNPQDVRTISTQHLIAGDPVTELLDPALHPAGGDRSRVWAYIFLLSALLVTLGTLVWAFLTLT
- a CDS encoding aminotransferase class V-fold PLP-dependent enzyme produces the protein MVSSASTLTDSHLQSLRQQFPALANKGYFNYGGQGPLPQSALEAIYQTHMTLQTDGPFSGRTNQWIQQAATAMRQTFADMLQVPAAAITLTEDVTVGCNIPLWGIDWQAGDRILMTDCEHPGIIAAVQEVSRRFQVAVDVCPLLATAQGGNPVDVIAAALQPRTRLLVISHMLWNTGQLLPLTDIVRLCHDHKPHPIGVLVDAAQSVGMMPLDLTATGVDFYAFTGHKWCCGPAGLGGLYIKPAVREAIAPTFIGWRGIIIDAQGNPTGWEPSGKRYEVATSDYPLMAGLQAALHLHQGWGTATERYQRICQLSQQLWQQLQSHPRIRMVTAAPPQSGLVSFQLLEQGVPSPALHTRLVNDLEADNMLLRILLHPHCVRACVHYFTLTSDVTTLGDRILHWLEQL